A DNA window from Euwallacea fornicatus isolate EFF26 chromosome 17, ASM4011564v1, whole genome shotgun sequence contains the following coding sequences:
- the PDZ-GEF gene encoding rap guanine nucleotide exchange factor 2 isoform X8 has protein sequence MEHQQHRPINIMFDDAYGGHPHNNIPRPSLYHKCSRGSHSSDTSSAYSGSDTMASNHSELDGDEPDLSGLVESIVDSDEEDDLAESMDSLAVRDRVRDCLEKEPSERTEDDIEALLEFTQHLKAFTNMTLAVRRALCAVMVFAVVEKAGTIVMNDGEELDSWSVLVNGCVEVVITGEENQTLSMGDAFGILPTMDKLYHKGLMITKCDDCQFVCITQSDYYRILHQGEENTRRHEEDGNLVLVTELRGSAESGSNRRGHVVIRATPQRLSHQLIEENSLTDPTYVEDFLLTHRVFTPSPLCIANQLLEWFKDPEVRDRVTRVVLLWVNNHFTDFETDPDMIEFLENFEQGLEDEHMAGQLRLLNIACAAKARIRNVVLARPNRDEPLAFQVLGGFERNFGIFISKVDKRSKAEEVGLKRGDQILEVNGQSFEHVSHARALEILKGTTHLSITIKSNLLHFKEMLNTPDNSPRPRSRKISEIAKIQHDPRARLSTVEGNILLGHTTPCSEPVTINSPQKEGKKPMFSTMGPKRRLQKALMKMNILPKNIINIGTDQVDNFNPPSNLTTNIYQSQSNPDLMSICYDDLRCTDYPEHVLKVYKPDQSYKYLLIHKETTAHEVVMLALQEFGMTDPSSNFSLCEVSVTDTQTIKQRRLPDQLQNLAERIGLSSRYYLKTNGITETLVPDELAPELVRESAVHFLQLNAVEVAIQLTLQDFSIFRQIEPTEYIDDLFRLKSKYGTPMLEKFEHLVNKEMFWVVSEVCCEQNPVRRMKIIKQFIKVARQCKECKNFNSMFAILSGLGHGAVTRLRQTWDKLPGKYQRIFNDLQQLMDPSRNMSKYRQLVSAEQTQPPIIPFYPVVKKDLTFIHDGNDSHVEGLVNFEKLRMIAKEVRSLSNMCSSPYDLLTMLELGGQPASNAMVALNQMTTASSQYHTQGQATVKRRKKSTAAPNPKKMFEESQMVRRVKAYLNNLHVETDEKKLHEMSVECEGSGATAGGFSGPGSQRGKRHPSPAPSTTSSTSSASDERKPTAKFGSASPQAVRKLLALSEPAKARPHQPRQPGIPITQPSPAVRRAPSATGSYSSYGSHSSSSSGAGGRAMHERSHSDTPTPLPSVALSAESSSVTSLSNLPLRKTLTSGSVTSSDSGHSTISQVTTGSAGDYHPYQTRCPSPSRHSTVLPAGWCPVRPGCIPPCPQAVAVLPPLPHALRNGANRRQPPSYSVAAHMARLHRLGRAHSHEGVTQGYHFHTDPDIDQGDYDLTDLSLESDTVIIMV, from the exons ATGGAACACCAACAACATAGGCCCATCAACATTATGTTCGATGACGCT TATGGAGGCCATCCTCACAACAACATCCCCAGACCTAGCTTGTACCATAAATGCTCCAGGGGTTCTCACTCTTCGGACACTTCCTCAGCTTACAGCGGCAGCGACACCATGGCCTCGAACCATTCCGAGCTCGACGGAGATGAACCTGATCTGTCTGGTTTGGTTGAGAGCATCGTGGATAGTGACGAAGAGGATGATTTGGCAGAGAGCATGGAT AGTTTGGCTGTGAGAGATAGAGTAAGAGACTGTTTAGAAAAGGAGCCGTCAGAGAGGACTGAGGACGACATTGAGGCCTTGTTGGAGTTTACGCAACATCTCAAGGCCTTTACCAACATGACTCTGGCGGTGAGGAGGGCGCTTTGCGCCGTTATGGTTTTTGCCGTTGTGGAGAAAGCTGGCACCATTGTCATGAACGATGGGGAGGAATTAG ATTCTTGGTCTGTGCTCGTGAACGGCTGCGTAGAGGTAGTAATCACGGGCGAAGAGAATCAAACTCTGTCTATGGGTGACGCTTTCGGCATCCTCCCCACCATGGACAAGCTCTATCACAAAGGACTGATGATTACCAAGTGCGACGACTGCCAGTTTGTCTGCATAACTCAGTCGGACTATTACCGGATCCTTCATCAAGGCGAAGAAAATACCCGCAGGCACGAGGAAGACGGCAACTTGGTGTTGGTCACCGAGCTGAGAGGGTCAGCCGAGTCTGGATCGAATAGGCGCGGACACGTAGTGATCAGAGCTACTCCTCAGCGACTCTCTCACCAACTAATCGAAGAAAACTCTCTCACCGATCCCACTTACGTCGAAGACTTTTTGCTGACTCACAGGGTGTTCACTCCAAGCCCTTTGTGCATTGCGAATCAGCTGTTGGAGTGGTTCAAAGACCCGGAAGTTCGAGATCGCGTCACAAGGGTGGTGCTCCTGTGGGTCAACAACCATTTCACTGACTTTGAGACTGATCCGGACATGATCGAGTTCCTTGAAAATTTCGAGCAAGGTCTGGAAGACGAGCACATGGCCGGGCAATTGCGACTGTTAAACATCGCTTGTGCCGCCAAAGCGCGTATCAGGAACGTAGTGCTGGCTAGGCCCAATAGGGACGAACCTCTGGCTTTTCAAGTGTTGGGAGGTTTCGAAAGGAACTTTGGAATATTCATTTCGAAGGTGGATAAAAGGTCGAAGGCCGAGGAGGTGGGGCTGAAGCGGGGAgatcaaattttggaggtgaACGGGCAGAGCTTCGAGCACGTTTCCCACGCGAGGGCTTTGGAAATTCTGAAGGGGACCACACACTTGAGCATCACGATCAAGTCCAATTTACTGCATTTCAAGGAGATGCTGAACACGCCCGATAATTCGCCCAGGCCGAGGAGCAGGAAGATTTCAGAAATTG cCAAAATCCAACACGACCCCCGAGCCAGGTTGTCAACGGTTGAGGGAAATATTCTACTGGGTCACACCACCCCATGCTCTGAACCTGTAACCATCAACAGCCCGCAAAAGGAGGGCAAAAAGCCCATGTTCTCCACCATGGGGCCCAAAAGACGCCTTCAGAAGGCCCTTATGAAAATGAACATTCTCCCAAAAAACATCATTAA CATCGGCACTGACCAAGTAGACAATTTCAACCCGCCTTCGAACTTGACCACGAACATTTACCAATCCCAGAGCAATCCGGATTTGATGTCCATTTGCTACGACGACCTGCGTTGCACTGACTATCCCGAGCACGTGCTCAAGGTTTACAAACCGGACCAGAGCTACAAATACTTACTGATTCATAAGGAAACCACCGCTCATGAGGTGGTGATGCTGGCTCTGCAGGAATTCGGAATGACCGACCCAAGTTCCAACTTTAGTTTGTGCGAAGTGTCTGTCACAGACACGCAAACGATCAAGCAAAGACGACTACCAGATCAGTTGCAAAACCTGGCGGAACGTATAGGACTGAGCAGCCGTTATTACTTGAAAACAAACGGCATTACCGAGACTTTGGTACCTGACGAATTGGCTCCGGAATTGGTGCGCGAAAGTGCGGTGCACTTTTTGCAACTCAACGCCGTGGAAGTGGCCATCCAGCTTACTCTGCAAGATTTTAGCATATTTAGGCAGATCGAGCCGACAGAATACATAGACGACTTATTTCGGCTGAAGTCGAAATATGGTACTCCCATGCTGGAGAAGTTCGAGCATTTGGTGAATAAAGAGATGTTTTGGGTGGTAAGCGAGGTGTGCTGCGAGCAGAACCCAGTGCGGAGGATGAAGATTATCAAGCAATTCATTAAAGTTGCAA gACAATGCAAAGAGTGCAAAAACTTCAACTCGATGTTCGCCATCTTGAGCGGCCTGGGACACGGAGCTGTCACCAGACTGAGGCAAACGTGGGACAAACTACCCGGCAAGTATCAGAGGATATTCAACGATCTGCAACAGCTAATGGATCCGTCTAGGAACATGAGCAAATATCGACAACTGGTCAGTGCCGAGCAAACGCAACCTCCCATT ATACCTTTTTACCCGGTGGTAAAGAAGGATCTCACCTTCATACACGACGGAAACGATTCGCACGTGGAAGGTCTAGTCAACTTCGAGAAGTTGCGCATGATCGCCAAGGAGGTGCGCTCGCTGAGTAACATGTGCAGTAGCCCCTACGATTTGTTAACAATGCTCGAATTGGGCGGGCAACCTGCTAGTAATGCCATGGTGGCACTCAATCAGATGACCACGGCGTCTTCGCAATACCATACCCAAG GTCAAGCTACAGTGAAACGACGAAAAAAGTCCACAGCCGCCCCAAATCCTAAGAAAATGTTCGAGGAATCTCAAATGGTGCGTCGCGTTAAAGCGTATCTGAACAATCTCCACGTGGAAACGGACGAGAAGAAATTGCATGAAATGTCGGTTGAGTGCGAGGGAAGTGGGGCCACCGCAGGGGGATTTTCGGGTCCAGGTAGCCAAAGGGGAAAGAGACACCCGTCGCCAGCCCCTTCTACCACCAGCAGTACAAGTAGTGCTAGCGACGAGAGGAAACCAACTGCCAAGTTCG GTTCAGCCTCGCCGCAAGCCGTCCGAAAGCTACTGGCGCTGTCCGAGCCCGCAAAAGCGAGACCCCACCAGCCTAGGCAACCCGGTATACCAATTACCCAGCCCAGTCCGGCCGTCCGGAGAGCGCCTAGCGCGACAG GTAGTTACTCGAGTTATGGGTCGCACAGTTCCAGCAGTTCAGGGGCGGGCGGAAGAGCGATGCATGAGCGCTCCCACTCGGACACGCCCACACCACTGCCCTCGGTCGCTCTGTCGGCCGAGAGCAGCAGCGTCACGTCGTTGAGCAACTTGCCATTGAGGAAAACGCTCACGTCCG GTTCGGTCACGTCTTCCGATTCGGGGCACAGCACCATTAGCCAGGTTACGACCGGTTCGGCGGGTGACTATCACCCGTACCAGACTCGCTGCCCCAGTCCCTCAAGGCATTCGACAGTATTGCCAGCAG GCTGGTGTCCCGTGCGTCCCGGTTGTATACCGCCTTGTCCTCAAGCTGTGGCAGTGTTGCCCCCTTTACCTCATGCTTTGCGCAATG GTGCTAACAGACGACAACCCCCTTCGTACAGTGTGGCAGCCCACATGGCCCGGCTGCACAGATTGGGGAGAGCGCATTCCCATGAAGGAGTGACTCAAGGTTACCATTTTCACACCGATCCGGATATCGATCAAG GTGACTACGACCTGACAGACCTCTCCCTCGAATCTGACACTGTAATTATAATGGTGTAA